In Hyperolius riggenbachi isolate aHypRig1 chromosome 10, aHypRig1.pri, whole genome shotgun sequence, a genomic segment contains:
- the LOC137536246 gene encoding zinc finger protein 271-like, which produces IHERVHTGEKPFSCSSCDKRFPTKAHLVSHERVHTGEKPYSCSECGKCFAQKSSLNTHQRLHSGVKPFSCSSCDQRFPTRTHLVKHERVHTTEKPFSCFECGKCFANESYFNQHQKVHTGKKPFSCSICDKRFSTRSHIVIHERVHTGEKPFSCSSCDKCFPTKAHLVSHERVHTGEKPYSCSECGKCFAQKSSRNTHWRVHGGMKRYSCSECGRCFAYESDFIQHQEVHTEKKPLSCSICDKRFSRRNHLVIHERVHTGEKPFSCSSCDKRFPTKARLVLHERVHTREKPYSCSECGRCFARKSGLNTHRCVPGGIKQYSCSECWRCFAYESDFKKHQKVHTKKNPFSCSTCDKRFSRRSHLVTHERVHTGEKPFSCSECGKCFARKSTLNNHQRVHTGIKPIKP; this is translated from the coding sequence ATACATGAAAGAGTGCACACCGGGGAGAAGCCATTTTCATGCTCCAGTTGTGATAAGCGGTTTCCTACAAAAGCACATCTTGTTTCACATGAAAGAGTGCACACCggggagaagccatattcatgttctgaatgtgggaaatgcttcGCCCAAAAGAGCTCTCTAAATACCCATCAGCGTCTTCACTCAGGGGTGAAGCCATTTTCATGTTCCAGTTGTGATCAGCGTTTTCCTACAAGAACACATCTTGTTAAACATGAAAGAGTGCACACCACAGAGAAGCCATTTTCATGttttgaatgtgggaaatgttttgccaaCGAGAGCTATTTTAATCAACATCAGAAAGTTCATACAGGAAAGAAGCCTTTTTCATGTTCCATTTGTGATAAGCGGTTTTCTACAAGAAGTCATATTGTTATACATGAAAGAGTGCACACCGGGGAGAAGCCATTTTCATGCTCCAGTTGTGATAAGTGTTTTCCTACAAAAGCACATCTTGTTTCACATGAAAGAGTGCACACCggggagaagccttattcatgttctgaatgtgggaaatgctttgcccAGAAGAGCTCTCGAAATACCCATTGGCGTGTTCACGGAGGGATGAAGCGATATtcatgttctgaatgtgggaGATGTTTTGCCTACGAGAGTGATTTTATTCAACATCAGGAAGTTCATACAGAAAAGAAGCCACTTTCATGTTCCATTTGTGATAAGCGGTTTTCTAGAAGAAATCATCTTGTTATACATGAGAGAGTTCACACCGGGGAGAAGCCATTTTCATGCTCCAGTTGTGACAAGCGTTTTCCTACAAAAGCACGTCTTGTTTTACATGAAAGAGTGCACACCagggagaagccatattcatgttctgaatgtgggaGATGCTTTGCCCGGAAGAGCGGTCTAAATACCCATCGGTGTGTTCCTGGAGGGATTAAGCAATATTCATGTTCTGAATGTTGGAGATGTTTTGCCTAcgagagcgattttaaaaaacatcAGAAAGTtcatacaaaaaagaacccttttTCATGTTCCACTTGTGATAAGCGTTTTTCTAGAAGAAGTCATcttgttacacatgaaagagtgcacaccggggagaagccattttcatgttctgaatgtgggaaatgctttgcccGGAAGAGCACTCTAAATAACCATCAGCGTGTTCACACAGGGATAAAGCCGATAAAGCCATAG